Genomic segment of Capra hircus breed San Clemente chromosome 13, ASM170441v1, whole genome shotgun sequence:
CTTAAAACTCCATATACAATCACTGCAAATATTAGTATCTAGAAATTTATAAACCTACCTCAtgaaggtttaatccctggtgccTGGCAAGCTGGCTAAATGTGGAGAAATTAATTTGTGACATCTCAAAATGACTGCTTCCATTTCAGCCAGGAGAGGCACTTTTCCCAAAAGATGAAAATGGAAAACCAATATTTGACTCAGTGGATCTCTGTCGCACGTGGGAGGTGAGTCTAGGGAGGAGAGAACCAGAGGAGGAACCAGGAGAGGGGgaacctccttcctttcttccacctGTGAGAATGGGCTGTGGACCATCAGATTCAGCAGTTCATGAATCTAAGGGCTGTGATGCTAGGGTTGTGGGGGAGGAAACCATTGCTGAAATGTTCACAGAAAGGAATAGAGGAGGAGAATTTTGGCCAGTAAGACAGGCATCTATTTCCTTCCATGTGATATGTCTTCTCTGAGCTTTTTCTTAGGAGATAGTAATTTTTTGTGTGTCATGACCTTCttcccctttttccttccttataaTCAATGCTAATTCTGGACAGGAGACATTTTTTACAGAttgtttttcagcttttcttacagattgtttttcagcttttcttacagattgtttttcagcttttcttacagattgtttttcagcttttttttacagattgtttttcagctttttttaCAGATTGTTTTTCAGCTTTTTTATTCTTGTTCTATTGACCATTCCAAGTGATTGTTCGTGACTGTTCACCACCCCTCTCTCCCAGGCCCTGGAGAAGTGTAAGGATGCGGGGCTGACCAAGTCCATCGGGGTGTCCAATTTTAACCACAAGCAGCTGGAGAAGATCCTGAACAAGCCCAGGCTCAAGTACAAGCCCGTCTGCAACCAGGTGAGCAGCTCggctcctctccctcctgctcttcACAACCTCCTTCTTGCACTGGAGCCTGATGTCTGTCTGTCCTCCACTCCTTTGTGGACAGAAGATTCTAGAGAATAGGACTCACAGTGGTATCTGTGTCTGCTAATGTCTGGGTagaaaatgtgggagacctttcTGTTAAATTGTAGTAGGGACTGAGGGGAGGTAATGGAGGTGAAAGGGGTTAGACTAGACAGGCAGAACTAAAGGAAGGAGGTGTTTCCCTGAGCTGAAAGCATGACCAGAGGTTGATGTGAAAGTGCTCAGAGGGAACTGTGTACAGGAAGAAAGACAATGAACATATGAGTTTCCCAAGTGGAGCATcagtaaagactctgtctgcacTGAAGGAGaagcaggctccatccctgggtcaggaagatctgctggatgaggaaaaggcaactcactccagtattcttgcctgggaaatcccatggacagaggagcctggtgggctacagttcatgggggttgcaagagttggacagctaaacaactaaaccaccaccaccaaagaaaAGTCATATAAGATGGGTTTCAGAGTTTGTATGGGGTTTGAATGACTGAATCCTTAGTCTTGATGTCTTGGCATTTATGAGCACAGTAGAGAAACAAGCAGCACAGTACACAAAAATGTACTGGAGATGATGAAAATCATCCAGGTAAGAGGGTGAAGGTAAAGGATCATGGTGATGCTAACACTAGATGAAATATTTACTCAAATGTAGAGCCCACCTTGTGATTTTCTCCATCTTGGATTAGTTCTCCCACCTGTGTCTATGATAAAATTAACTATATAAACAcactttctctatttttctcttgATATTGATATTTCCAGTTTACATTTAAGTTGCAGTTTTTCCTTTAGCACCTCTTAAACTTTTAATCTTCCTCTTTCCTGttaatattgccttttcatataaTCTGACACTCTTCTTTGTTGGCATTCTACAGGTGGAATGTCACCCTTATCTCAATCAGAGCAAACTGTTGGATTTCTGCAAGTCACATGATATTGTTCTTGTTGCCTATGGTGCTCTGGGATCCCAAAGACTAAAAGAATGGTATTGAATCCTATTGAAGACAAGTGGGAGTTTCCCTAAAATTCAATTTTTGATGAAATAGTTTAAATCGTACAGTACTCAGATAACTCTCATAGGCAGAGGGGAGAAAGGGGAAGGATGGAAAgaattcttctcttttattttcccagCTCTCAGACAATTTTTCTACATTGTGTTAGCCTTATAGATTCATCAGGAACAAGTGTCTGTATTAAAATCTCTATATAATCTCTCTTTGAGACCAAAGACACAAGCTTATGTCATGATTTACTTATCTATTAACTCGTgaacatatttctaaaaatatgcaTTTCTAGCCTCACTTACCTTATGTTTAAAATTGGGATAGTAATATGCAACTCCCAGATCTATCATGatagaaaaaattcaaatatgaaGCCTTTTTTTAAACATCCATAGAAGACTAATGGTGAAATGAATAGTTCTCATTTTGAGACTATTCAAGTTTGATCAATACcctagaaaagtgaaaaaaaaaattcctagtcttttccttctctttttctattcatggtggttaaagaagaaaaaaagtaaaaaacagaaataaattccaCCTGTTTGGCAGCACTGGCCTCAACTCAAAAATGCATCTGAATCACCTGCACAGCTTTGTAAACACAGAATGGGAAGTGACACAGTTGCGGTTCTGATTCAGTTGGTATTCAGCTCAGACATggaatttgtatttctaacaagatcccaagtgatgctgatgctgttggtccatggaccacactttgagaagcactgtctAGAGTGGACCTACTTGGTCTGTTTGGGAAGTCACCTTACAAATAAGTCTCAGCTCCTCAGCATTTCTGAATTTCCTTTCAGGGTGAACCCAAACCTCCCCTTTCTCTTGGAGGACCCAGTTCTCTCTGCCATTGCCAAAAAGCACAAGCAAACCCCAGCTGTGGTTGCCCTTCGCTACCAGATACAGCGTGGGGTTGTGGTTCTGGCCAAGAGTTACAACAAGAAGCGGATCAAAGAGAACATACAGGTGATGAgtggggctgtgggcagagggCTCCTAAGGAATATCCTTCACAAGGGTCATTCTTTGTCCAACTGAGGACAGATACGGCTTCCCTGTCCCCTCTTCTTGTCCCCATCCAGTTGGAAAGTCCTCCAGTCCCCAGGGGAAGGCTGGCTCCTTGGGGGGAGAGGTAATGTGATTGTTCCTTCCTCCCAGGTGTTTGACTTTGAACTGACTCCAGAAGACATGAAAGCAATCGATGGCCTCAACAGCAGCATAAGATATAATGAGCTACTACTGTAAGTGACTTGCAGATGTTTCACGATTTTCTGTAGCAGGCAGGTCAACAGGGAACTAATGTTTTTCAAAGCTTAGTTTTAGGGAGACAGTCCTAATTTCCAGCATAGGAGTAAACCAGGGGCTTCCTGTAGACCTCAGACCAGAGGTTTCCTCCAAGGCTCTATCTCTGACCAACAGAAATGTGACTGGGGCCCAGGCCAGCCCAGAGATGATATGGTGGTAAATTCACTACTTTGTACCTCTCATCCCTGTGTCTGGTGCACCTCCTCTCAGGGCCCAGGCACCCTGTGGACACAGACAGCACAGAGCTTTCAGCCCACTATTCTTTTAAGGACTTATGAAAATATTTCATCTTCAATTCTTTTTTATATCAGGGGGAAATGATTATATTAATGATTACTACGTAATAATGAATCCATCCTGTAGCACGTTCATGTTTATCCTAATACAATTGTTAAATGCCATGCTTATGTTTTTATGGAGGAGGGGCCCACAAAGGCCACTGTGTATGGGTACTGAGAGGTCACAGTGGGCCTGCTTCAActctgccccacccccgccccctgccaagAGTCTAGTCGCTTTTCTCCCTAGTGGGCATTTCTTTACCAAGCCatcattcatttctttcaaatttatCTCTTCATTGGCCTTTTTCCCCTGTTCcaatttccatttcttcatccTTATAATGTCACCAAATGAATCATAAGTAGATCATGAGCTTAACTGACCCTCCAGTGAGTGATGGCTGTGTCCTTGGCAGGACACACTCAGGTAAGATCGTCTGGTCTCTCTGGTTTTTTGAGTTCAGACTCACCCCAGTATAGCCTTTGTCAACCAGGGCTCCATCCCACGGAGAGCCCATACCTCCTTGACTTTGACTTAATCAGTACCATGGAATTTCAGCTGCTTAATTACTGCAGGTGGTTGTCAGAATTGAAGAGACAGAAGGCTAATCAAACACAAAGAAGTTGAAAGGAGTTTAAAGAGAAGAACATACAATTTAGTGATAAAACAAACATTTAGTTTTGAATGAAAGATCTCAAAACTCTCTCTTGATTGTAAAGCTGTATcttgataaatgaaaaaagatgGATCCTTTTCTGTTCTCAGCCTTTGAAGTATACTTCTATGTGCTCCTTCATTAAGCTGTGAATGCCTAGACTTGCTCATATTTGTGGGTTTAGGTAAACAGCATGGTTCTTTTGATATGGAATTGCTCAGAATACACTCTTTAATGAATTGAAGTGAAAAGgacaaatttagaaagaaaaatgggaacaCAAGAAGCAGAAGACAATGGTAATACCAATTATGAACAATAAGCATTCTCATAAATTATGCAATGATTTATTCTCTAGTTATGATCACTCAGATGAATGTGGTAACTCTTCATTATATTAGAAGCTCCTCACCAGGGGCACCCTGTGTCCTGGCTTCAGtagttattttctgaatgttgtgtgaAAAAGATCAACTAGTTCCTTAAGGGTTCTACTTTTCATCATCTAGCGTCCTATGTTTTACCTATGGCTCCATCTTTAGCCAtcgttcattttttaaaaactttaaaaaactattaaaagttttaaaaagttatttattttggctatgctggatctttgttgctgcgtgggctttcttcTTTAACTGAGGTGAGTGGAGGTTACTCTGTAGTTGTgcttcatgggcttctcattgcagtggcttcttttgttgtggagcacaggctcgagggtgcatgggcttcaggagttgtggtccCCGGGCTCTAGAACACATGCTCAGTGGtggtgatgcatgggcttagttattccatggcatatgggatcttcctggaccagggatcaaacccgtgtctcctggattggcaggcagattcttatctactgagccaccagggaagcccctagccaTAGTTCTTGGGCCCTTTTATAAACTGTAACCTGGGTCAAATTACCTGTCATTGTGTAGATTTTGGGACTGGACGTACAGGTCCAGTGTGCACATGGAGATGGCATCTGCGTGTGTTCTTGCTGGGGGAGAAGGAGGGACGTGTTTGTAGATTCAGAGTGTCAACCCATCCTGACTGCAACACAGAGTCAAGCTCTCTATGACAACATGACAGATTTAATAAATTAACactcatctttctctttcaggGGTGTTGGTCAC
This window contains:
- the LOC102187204 gene encoding dihydrodiol dehydrogenase 3 isoform X1 produces the protein MDPKGQRVKLNDGHFIPVLGFGTFAPPEVPKSEALEVTKFAIEVGFRHIDSAHLYQNEEQVGQAIRSKIADGTVKREDVFYTSKLWSTSLRPELVRPALEKSLNNLQLDYVDLYIIHFPVALKPGEALFPKDENGKPIFDSVDLCRTWEALEKCKDAGLTKSIGVSNFNHKQLEKILNKPRLKYKPVCNQVECHPYLNQSKLLDFCKSHDIVLVAYGALGSQRLKEWVNPNLPFLLEDPVLSAIAKKHKQTPAVVALRYQIQRGVVVLAKSYNKKRIKENIQVFDFELTPEDMKAIDGLNSSIRYNELLLGVGHPEYPFFEEY
- the LOC102187204 gene encoding dihydrodiol dehydrogenase 3 isoform X2 encodes the protein MDPKGQRVKLNDGHFIPVLGFGTFAPPEVPKSEALEVTKFAIEVGFRHIDSAHLYQNEEQVGQAIRSKIADGTVKREDVFYTSKLWSTSLRPELVRPALEKSLNNLQLDYVDLYIIHFPVALKALEKCKDAGLTKSIGVSNFNHKQLEKILNKPRLKYKPVCNQVECHPYLNQSKLLDFCKSHDIVLVAYGALGSQRLKEWVNPNLPFLLEDPVLSAIAKKHKQTPAVVALRYQIQRGVVVLAKSYNKKRIKENIQVFDFELTPEDMKAIDGLNSSIRYNELLLGVGHPEYPFFEEY